In a single window of the Rhodoferax saidenbachensis genome:
- the rpsL gene encoding 30S ribosomal protein S12, with protein MPTINQLVRQGREVETIKSKSPAMQNSPQRRGVCTRVYTTTPKKPNSALRKVAKVRLTNGFEVISYIGGEGHNLQEHSVVLVRGGRVKDLPGVRYHIVRGSLDLQGVKDRKQSRSKYGAKKPKAK; from the coding sequence ATGCCAACCATTAACCAGCTCGTGCGTCAAGGCCGTGAGGTCGAGACCATCAAGTCGAAGAGCCCTGCTATGCAGAACTCTCCGCAGCGTCGCGGTGTGTGCACCCGTGTGTACACCACAACGCCTAAAAAGCCCAATTCCGCTCTGCGTAAAGTCGCCAAAGTGCGCCTGACCAACGGTTTTGAAGTCATTTCCTACATCGGCGGTGAAGGCCACAACCTGCAAGAACACAGCGTAGTGCTGGTTCGCGGCGGTCGTGTCAAGGATTTGCCCGGTGTGCGTTACCACATCGTTCGTGGCTCGCTCGATTTGCAAGGCGTGAAAGACCGCAAGCAATCGCGCTCCAAGTACGGTGCAAAGAAGCCAAAGGCCAAGTAA
- the fusA gene encoding elongation factor G has translation MARNTPIERYRNIGISAHIDAGKTTTTERILFYTGVNHKIGEVHDGAATMDWMEQEQERGITITSAATTCFWKGMDASFPEHRINIIDTPGHVDFTIEVERSMRVLDGACMVYCAVGGVQPQSETVWRQANKYKVPRLAFVNKMDRTGANFFKVVEQMKLRLKANPVPVVIPIGAEENFTGVVDLRKMKAIIWDEASQGMKFTFEEIPAELVATAKEWREKMVEAAAEATEELMNKYLEEGDLTEEEITAGLRARTIAGEIQPMLCGTAFKNKGVQRMLDAVIELMPSPLDVKAIKGFDEDEKEVTRRADDNEKFAALAFKLMTDPFVGQLTFVRVYSGVLKKGDTVYNAVRGKKERIGRIVQMHANNREEVDEIRAGDIAACVGLKDVTTGETLCDPQAVITLERMVFPDSVIRQAVEPKTKADQEKMGIALSRLAAEDPSFRVQTDEESGQTIIGGQGELHLEIIVDRMKREFGVEANVGKPQVAYRETIRKQVTEVEGKFVRQSGGKGQYGHVVFTVEPNEAGKGFQFVDAIKGGVVPREFIPAVEKGVIEALNQGVLAGYPVVDVKVTLTFGSYHDVDSNENAFKMAAIFGFKEGCRKANPVILEPMMAVEVETPEDYAGNVMGDLSSRRGMVQGMDDMVGGGKAIKAEVPLSEMFGYSTTLRSMSQGRATYTMEFKHYAEAPRNVSEAIMAARAK, from the coding sequence ATGGCTCGCAATACTCCCATTGAGCGCTATCGCAATATTGGTATTTCAGCGCACATTGACGCTGGCAAGACCACCACGACCGAGCGTATTTTGTTTTACACCGGTGTGAACCACAAGATTGGTGAAGTGCACGACGGCGCAGCCACCATGGACTGGATGGAGCAAGAGCAAGAGCGTGGTATCACCATTACTTCCGCAGCAACAACCTGCTTCTGGAAGGGTATGGATGCGTCCTTCCCCGAGCACCGCATCAACATCATTGATACACCTGGACACGTGGACTTCACGATTGAAGTGGAGCGTTCCATGCGCGTGCTGGACGGTGCATGCATGGTGTATTGCGCTGTGGGTGGCGTGCAGCCCCAGTCTGAAACCGTGTGGCGTCAGGCGAACAAGTACAAGGTGCCACGTCTGGCCTTCGTGAACAAGATGGACCGTACGGGTGCCAACTTCTTCAAGGTTGTGGAACAGATGAAGTTGCGCCTGAAGGCCAACCCTGTGCCCGTCGTCATCCCAATTGGCGCTGAAGAAAACTTCACCGGCGTGGTCGATCTGCGCAAGATGAAAGCCATCATCTGGGACGAAGCGTCTCAGGGCATGAAGTTCACCTTCGAAGAAATCCCCGCTGAACTCGTGGCAACTGCCAAAGAGTGGCGCGAGAAGATGGTTGAAGCTGCGGCTGAAGCCACCGAAGAACTGATGAACAAGTACCTCGAAGAAGGTGACTTGACCGAAGAAGAGATCACCGCCGGTCTGCGCGCGCGCACCATTGCTGGCGAAATCCAGCCTATGTTGTGCGGTACTGCGTTCAAGAACAAGGGTGTGCAGCGCATGCTGGACGCCGTGATCGAACTGATGCCTTCCCCGCTCGACGTGAAAGCCATCAAGGGCTTTGACGAAGACGAAAAGGAAGTCACCCGCAGGGCCGACGACAACGAAAAGTTCGCTGCGCTGGCGTTCAAATTGATGACGGATCCGTTTGTGGGTCAGTTGACATTCGTGCGTGTGTACTCCGGCGTTCTGAAAAAGGGCGACACCGTTTACAACGCGGTGCGCGGCAAGAAGGAGCGTATCGGACGTATCGTGCAGATGCACGCCAACAACCGCGAAGAAGTGGATGAAATCCGCGCCGGTGACATCGCCGCTTGCGTGGGTCTGAAGGACGTGACGACCGGTGAAACCCTGTGCGATCCGCAAGCTGTGATCACACTGGAGCGCATGGTGTTCCCGGACTCGGTGATCCGCCAAGCCGTCGAGCCCAAGACCAAGGCCGACCAGGAAAAAATGGGTATTGCTCTGAGCCGTCTGGCTGCAGAAGATCCATCTTTCCGCGTGCAAACCGACGAAGAATCCGGCCAGACCATCATTGGCGGTCAGGGCGAGTTGCATCTGGAAATTATTGTTGACCGCATGAAGCGCGAATTTGGCGTGGAAGCCAACGTGGGCAAGCCCCAGGTTGCCTACCGCGAAACCATTCGCAAGCAAGTCACCGAAGTCGAAGGCAAGTTCGTTCGCCAATCCGGTGGTAAGGGTCAATACGGTCACGTGGTGTTCACGGTCGAGCCGAACGAAGCCGGCAAGGGCTTCCAGTTCGTCGACGCGATCAAGGGCGGTGTGGTTCCTCGCGAATTCATCCCTGCGGTTGAAAAGGGTGTCATCGAAGCGCTGAACCAAGGCGTGCTGGCCGGTTACCCCGTGGTGGACGTCAAGGTCACGCTGACTTTCGGTTCCTACCACGATGTGGACTCGAACGAAAACGCGTTCAAGATGGCCGCTATCTTCGGTTTCAAGGAAGGTTGCCGCAAGGCCAACCCCGTGATTCTGGAGCCCATGATGGCTGTGGAAGTGGAAACGCCTGAAGACTATGCCGGTAACGTGATGGGCGATCTGTCCAGCCGCCGCGGTATGGTGCAAGGCATGGACGACATGGTTGGCGGTGGCAAGGCGATCAAAGCCGAAGTTCCGCTGTCCGAAATGTTCGGCTACTCCACCACGCTGCGTTCGATGTCGCAAGGCCGCGCTACCTACACGATGGAATTCAAGCACTACGCGGAAGCTCCGCGCAATGTGTCTGAAGCCATCATGGCTGCTCGCGCAAAATAA
- the hemB gene encoding porphobilinogen synthase: MTSYAPFPAGRPRRLRRDSFTRNLVRENTLTAHDLIYPVFVVDGQQQRVPIGSMPGVERLSLDLLLPVAEDCVKLGIPVMALFPVVDQSLKTYDGKEALNPDGLVPRVVRALKKEFPDLGVMTDVALDPFTTHGQDGLPDTRPEENGYILNEETVAQLVQQALTQARAGVDIVAPSDMMDGRIGAIRAALEAEKLVHTRIMAYSAKYASAFYGPFRDAVGSAGNLGKGNKKVYQMDPGNSDEALREVAMDIAEGADMVMVKPGMPYLDVVRRVKDEFKVPTFAYQVSGEYAMLKAAAHNGWLDHDAVMMESLLAFKRAGADGVLTYFARDAARLLQKT, translated from the coding sequence ATGACCTCTTACGCCCCCTTTCCCGCCGGCCGGCCCCGCCGCCTGCGCCGCGACAGCTTTACCCGCAATCTGGTGCGCGAAAACACGCTGACGGCGCACGACCTGATCTACCCGGTATTCGTGGTGGACGGCCAGCAACAGCGCGTACCGATTGGCTCCATGCCCGGCGTGGAACGCCTGAGCCTGGATTTGTTGCTGCCCGTGGCCGAAGATTGCGTGAAGCTGGGCATCCCGGTGATGGCGCTGTTCCCCGTGGTCGACCAGTCGCTCAAAACGTACGATGGCAAAGAAGCGCTCAACCCCGACGGCCTGGTGCCCCGCGTGGTGCGGGCGCTGAAAAAGGAATTTCCCGATCTGGGTGTCATGACCGATGTGGCGCTGGACCCCTTCACCACCCACGGTCAGGACGGTCTGCCGGATACCCGGCCCGAAGAGAACGGCTACATCCTCAACGAGGAAACCGTGGCCCAACTGGTGCAGCAGGCGCTCACGCAAGCGCGCGCCGGCGTGGACATCGTGGCGCCCAGCGACATGATGGACGGCCGCATTGGCGCCATCCGTGCCGCGCTGGAAGCCGAGAAGCTCGTCCACACCCGCATCATGGCCTACAGCGCCAAATACGCCAGCGCCTTTTACGGCCCGTTCCGCGACGCGGTGGGCTCGGCCGGCAACCTGGGCAAGGGCAACAAAAAGGTCTACCAGATGGACCCCGGCAACAGCGATGAGGCGCTGCGCGAAGTGGCTATGGACATTGCCGAAGGCGCCGACATGGTGATGGTCAAACCCGGCATGCCCTACCTGGACGTGGTGCGCCGCGTGAAGGATGAATTCAAGGTCCCCACCTTCGCCTACCAGGTGAGTGGCGAATACGCCATGCTCAAGGCCGCTGCGCACAACGGCTGGCTCGACCACGATGCGGTCATGATGGAGAGCCTGCTGGCCTTCAAACGCGCCGGAGCCGATGGCGTGCTGACCTACTTTGCCCGGGATGCCGCCAGATTGCTACAAAAAACGTAG
- a CDS encoding magnesium transporter CorA family protein, producing the protein MRIFHIQTSGVTEGLSLPELTAQGLPTQGYVWIACARREFEVTQAEVQAALQTLCGVQLLDLHISDLINNQLPSHYDYTSQYDLLVFRRLAAGNRPTDLEQPGQPLNVAPKRGGPPILRRIDTSPVGFAVFDRVLLTVHPTDCAVRDAYAAKLLQAASNESHGAGARLPTSPADLMLRIVNHMVDGYLALRKELTQQLDHWQNELLSPRGRFTNWGSLLDARMALHQLDDVCEEQRSSVQDWIEAIKTWPEPNSPTEARERELLQVRSRDVLEHIERVVHHVRRLEQSVETAVQMHFSVQGSRTNDIMRTLTVLTAIFLPLNLIAGIFGMNFDFIPLLHQQGGFWWALTSMLFIAVVLAVFFWRKRYLARSVR; encoded by the coding sequence ATGCGCATCTTCCATATCCAGACCAGTGGCGTGACCGAGGGCCTGAGCCTGCCCGAACTCACGGCGCAAGGCCTGCCGACCCAAGGTTATGTGTGGATTGCCTGCGCGCGGCGCGAGTTTGAGGTGACGCAGGCCGAAGTGCAAGCGGCCCTGCAAACGCTGTGCGGCGTGCAACTGCTGGACCTGCACATCTCCGACCTGATCAACAACCAGCTCCCCTCGCACTACGACTACACCTCGCAGTACGACCTGCTGGTGTTCCGCCGCCTGGCTGCGGGCAACCGCCCCACCGACCTGGAGCAACCCGGCCAGCCCCTGAATGTGGCGCCCAAGCGTGGTGGTCCGCCGATCCTGCGGCGCATCGACACCAGCCCGGTCGGCTTTGCCGTGTTTGACCGCGTGTTGCTTACCGTGCACCCTACCGACTGCGCCGTGCGCGACGCCTACGCCGCCAAGCTGCTGCAAGCCGCGAGCAACGAGTCCCATGGCGCTGGAGCCCGCCTGCCCACCAGCCCGGCCGACCTGATGCTGCGCATTGTCAACCACATGGTGGACGGCTACCTGGCGCTGCGCAAGGAACTCACCCAACAGCTGGACCACTGGCAAAACGAGCTGCTGAGTCCGCGCGGACGTTTCACCAACTGGGGCTCGCTATTGGACGCACGCATGGCGCTGCACCAGCTCGACGACGTGTGTGAGGAGCAACGCTCCAGCGTGCAGGACTGGATCGAGGCCATCAAAACCTGGCCGGAACCCAACAGCCCGACAGAGGCGCGCGAGCGGGAACTGCTGCAGGTGCGCAGCCGTGACGTGCTGGAACATATCGAGCGGGTGGTGCACCATGTGCGCCGGCTGGAGCAAAGCGTGGAGACCGCGGTACAAATGCACTTCAGCGTGCAGGGCAGCCGCACCAACGACATCATGCGCACGCTCACGGTGCTCACCGCCATCTTCCTCCCGCTGAACCTGATTGCCGGCATCTTCGGCATGAACTTCGACTTCATCCCCCTGCTGCACCAACAGGGCGGCTTCTGGTGGGCGCTCACCAGCATGCTGTTCATCGCCGTGGTGTTGGCGGTGTTCTTCTGGCGCAAGCGTTATCTGGCGCGTTCGGTGCGCTGA
- a CDS encoding (2Fe-2S) ferredoxin domain-containing protein, which translates to MNANPPKPDSYYERHIFFCLNERKNGEECCAQYQAQAAFDRCKMAVKNAGLSGPGQVRVNKAGCLDRCAGGPIAVVYPEAVWYTYVDNQDIDEIVESHLKNGKVVERLLTPPNVGR; encoded by the coding sequence ATGAACGCAAACCCTCCGAAACCGGACTCGTATTACGAGCGCCACATCTTCTTTTGCCTGAACGAACGCAAAAACGGCGAAGAGTGCTGCGCCCAGTACCAGGCGCAAGCTGCTTTTGACCGCTGCAAGATGGCGGTCAAAAACGCGGGGCTGTCCGGCCCCGGCCAGGTGCGTGTCAACAAGGCGGGTTGCCTGGACCGCTGTGCGGGCGGGCCTATTGCCGTGGTCTACCCCGAAGCTGTCTGGTACACCTATGTGGACAACCAGGACATCGACGAGATCGTCGAATCGCACCTGAAAAATGGCAAGGTGGTGGAGCGCCTGCTGACACCGCCCAACGTCGGCCGGTAA
- a CDS encoding VanZ family protein, producing the protein MHKTAAWPLALIYIGLIVYASLYPFGEWRDQGIAPWAFLSAPWPRYWTGFDVTINVLGYIPLGGLLALSALRTGRSRHPVLMPALVGGVLALTMECLQGYLPVRVASREDLLLNLGGAWAGAVGTLVLEKMGAIDRWSRLRARWFVDHSRGGLVLLALWPMALLFPAAVPFGLGQVLDRLEGAWSEWMIDSPFLEWLPTPGLELRALVPGAELVCVTLGLLIPCLLGFCVVRAIGRRLVLALLVLALGVAATGLSAALSWGPAHAWAWLDLPTQLGLAAAAVLALLLLAIPVRASAALVLLALGIYLSLLNQAPESPYFAQTLQAWEQGRFIRFNGLAQWVGWLWPYGTLVYVLSLVWRRDTKN; encoded by the coding sequence ATGCACAAAACCGCTGCCTGGCCCCTGGCGCTGATTTATATCGGGCTGATCGTCTACGCCAGCCTGTACCCGTTTGGCGAGTGGCGCGACCAGGGCATTGCGCCCTGGGCCTTTCTGAGTGCCCCCTGGCCCCGCTACTGGACCGGTTTTGATGTGACCATCAATGTGCTGGGCTATATCCCTTTGGGCGGGTTGCTGGCCCTCAGTGCCCTGCGCACCGGGCGGTCCCGCCATCCGGTGCTGATGCCGGCGCTGGTGGGCGGGGTGCTGGCGCTGACCATGGAGTGTCTGCAGGGCTACTTGCCCGTGCGGGTGGCTTCCCGGGAAGATCTTTTGCTGAATCTGGGCGGCGCCTGGGCCGGTGCCGTGGGCACGCTGGTGCTGGAAAAAATGGGGGCGATTGACCGCTGGAGCCGTTTGCGGGCGCGCTGGTTTGTGGACCATTCGCGTGGTGGCCTGGTCCTGCTGGCGCTGTGGCCCATGGCCTTGCTGTTTCCCGCGGCCGTGCCGTTCGGACTGGGACAGGTGCTGGACCGGCTGGAAGGTGCGTGGAGCGAGTGGATGATTGACTCGCCCTTTCTGGAGTGGCTGCCCACGCCGGGTCTGGAGCTGCGCGCGCTGGTGCCTGGGGCCGAGCTGGTGTGTGTGACGCTGGGCTTGTTGATTCCGTGTCTGCTGGGGTTTTGTGTGGTCCGTGCCATTGGGCGCCGCTTGGTGCTTGCGCTGTTGGTGCTGGCGTTGGGCGTGGCCGCGACTGGGCTGTCGGCGGCGTTGAGCTGGGGCCCTGCCCATGCCTGGGCCTGGCTGGACTTGCCCACGCAATTGGGGCTGGCCGCCGCGGCGGTGCTGGCGCTTTTGCTGCTGGCTATTCCCGTGCGGGCCAGCGCTGCGCTGGTGTTGCTGGCCTTGGGGATCTACCTGAGCCTGCTGAACCAGGCGCCCGAAAGCCCCTACTTTGCACAAACCCTGCAGGCATGGGAGCAGGGGAGATTCATCCGTTTTAACGGCCTGGCGCAGTGGGTGGGCTGGCTGTGGCCCTATGGCACGCTGGTCTATGTGTTGTCGCTGGTTTGGCGGCGCGACACAAAAAACTAA
- a CDS encoding alpha/beta hydrolase, whose amino-acid sequence MNTQTQKISLSGPAGALAAQIDEPTLAPGASARGVVVIAHPHPLFGGTMDNKVVQTLARAFVQCGWRAVRFNFRGVGDSEGVYDEGRGELQDLLAVIAHSAPQGALALAGFSFGAFVTSHAVAALGPDRAPEKLVLVGTAASRFTVAPVPPELHERTLVLHGEQDDTVPLADVMTWARPQTLPVTVIPGVAHFFHGQLPLLRSLVVRHLQAEPGAAA is encoded by the coding sequence GTGAACACCCAGACCCAAAAAATCAGCCTGTCCGGCCCGGCTGGCGCATTGGCCGCCCAGATCGACGAGCCAACCTTGGCGCCGGGCGCGTCCGCACGGGGTGTGGTGGTGATCGCCCACCCGCATCCGCTGTTCGGCGGCACCATGGACAACAAGGTCGTGCAGACCTTGGCACGTGCATTTGTCCAGTGCGGCTGGCGCGCCGTGCGTTTCAACTTCCGCGGTGTGGGCGACAGTGAAGGCGTGTACGACGAAGGCCGCGGCGAACTGCAGGATCTGCTGGCGGTGATTGCCCACAGCGCACCGCAGGGTGCTTTGGCCTTGGCCGGGTTCTCGTTTGGCGCTTTTGTCACCAGCCATGCGGTCGCTGCGTTGGGTCCGGACCGCGCCCCGGAGAAGCTGGTGCTGGTAGGCACGGCTGCATCCCGATTCACGGTTGCTCCGGTACCGCCCGAATTGCACGAACGCACGCTGGTGCTGCACGGCGAACAAGACGACACCGTGCCACTGGCCGACGTGATGACTTGGGCACGGCCGCAAACCTTGCCTGTCACGGTGATTCCCGGGGTGGCGCACTTCTTTCATGGACAATTGCCGCTTTTGCGCAGCCTGGTGGTACGCCACCTCCAGGCCGAGCCTGGCGCCGCCGCATAG
- a CDS encoding D-alanyl-D-alanine carboxypeptidase family protein, with protein sequence MKSFFTALLVTVCLGAAAQTPQAPEIAARSYLLLDVTANQILASKEIDTPVEPASLTKLMTAYLVFDALKSKKIDIKQTMPVSERAWKMPGSRMFIDPKMQVPVDDLIKGMIVQSGNDATMALAEGVGGTAERFVEMMNAQAKLLGMKATGYKNPEGLTEAGHTTTARDLSILATRLMADFPEYVGIYAIKKYRYPGTPAANDSNRNLLLFRDPTVDGLKTGHTDAAGYCMVATAKRDFANLVTPGAPAGSPEATGSRRLLSIILGADSENARANESQKLLNWGYTAYEPVKLFDANQAVATPNVWKGSASTVKLGRPHSIVVAVPHGSAAKLKTQIIRAEPLVAPFARGQQVATLRVLAGDQPVVDVPLLALEGVDQAGIFGRAWDAMRLWVR encoded by the coding sequence ATGAAATCATTTTTTACCGCTCTTTTGGTCACGGTCTGCCTTGGTGCTGCCGCACAAACGCCCCAGGCTCCGGAAATTGCGGCCCGTTCTTACCTGTTGCTCGATGTCACGGCCAACCAGATCCTGGCCTCCAAGGAAATCGACACGCCGGTAGAACCAGCCTCGCTGACCAAGCTGATGACGGCGTATCTGGTCTTTGACGCGCTGAAGTCCAAAAAAATCGATATCAAGCAAACCATGCCGGTCAGTGAACGCGCCTGGAAGATGCCTGGATCGCGCATGTTCATCGACCCCAAGATGCAGGTGCCGGTGGACGATTTGATCAAGGGCATGATCGTGCAGTCCGGCAACGACGCCACCATGGCGCTGGCCGAAGGTGTGGGGGGCACGGCTGAACGGTTTGTCGAAATGATGAATGCGCAGGCCAAGCTGCTGGGCATGAAGGCCACCGGGTACAAGAACCCCGAAGGCCTGACTGAAGCTGGCCACACCACCACCGCACGCGACCTGAGCATCCTGGCCACCCGGTTGATGGCGGATTTCCCGGAGTACGTGGGGATTTACGCCATCAAGAAATACCGCTACCCCGGCACCCCGGCCGCCAATGACAGCAACCGAAATCTGCTGCTGTTCCGTGACCCGACGGTCGATGGCCTGAAGACCGGTCACACCGACGCGGCCGGCTACTGCATGGTGGCCACGGCCAAGCGCGACTTTGCCAATCTGGTGACGCCGGGTGCTCCCGCCGGTTCGCCCGAGGCCACCGGAAGCCGCCGCCTGTTGTCCATCATTCTGGGCGCCGACAGCGAAAACGCCCGTGCCAACGAGTCCCAGAAACTGCTGAACTGGGGCTACACCGCCTATGAGCCGGTCAAGTTGTTTGACGCCAACCAAGCGGTGGCCACGCCCAACGTCTGGAAGGGCTCGGCTTCTACGGTCAAGTTGGGGCGCCCCCATTCGATCGTCGTCGCTGTCCCGCATGGCAGCGCGGCCAAGCTCAAAACCCAGATCATCCGTGCCGAGCCCCTGGTTGCACCGTTTGCCCGTGGGCAACAAGTGGCGACCTTGCGGGTTCTGGCGGGTGACCAGCCGGTGGTGGATGTGCCTTTGCTGGCGCTGGAAGGCGTTGACCAGGCCGGTATCTTTGGCCGCGCATGGGATGCCATGCGTTTGTGGGTTCGCTAA
- the rpsG gene encoding 30S ribosomal protein S7, with protein sequence MPRRREVPKREILPDPKFGNVELSKFMNVIMEGGKKAVAERIIYGALELIAKKHPDKDPVEAFTVAINNVKPMVEVKSRRVGGANYQVPVEVRPVRRLALSMRWIKDAARKRGEKSMAQRLANEMLEATEGRGGAMKKRDEVHRMAEANKAFSHFRF encoded by the coding sequence ATGCCACGTCGTCGCGAAGTCCCTAAACGTGAAATTCTGCCGGATCCCAAGTTCGGCAATGTAGAGCTGTCCAAATTCATGAACGTGATCATGGAAGGCGGCAAGAAGGCTGTAGCCGAGCGCATCATTTACGGTGCTCTCGAGCTGATCGCCAAGAAGCACCCTGATAAAGACCCGGTGGAAGCTTTCACCGTCGCTATCAACAACGTCAAGCCCATGGTGGAAGTGAAATCCCGCCGTGTGGGTGGTGCCAATTACCAGGTGCCCGTTGAAGTGCGCCCTGTCCGTCGCCTGGCTTTGTCCATGCGCTGGATCAAGGATGCCGCCCGCAAGCGCGGTGAGAAGTCCATGGCGCAGCGTCTGGCCAACGAAATGTTGGAAGCCACTGAAGGCCGTGGCGGTGCCATGAAAAAGCGTGACGAAGTTCACCGCATGGCAGAAGCCAACAAGGCTTTCTCCCACTTCCGCTTCTAA
- a CDS encoding CopD family protein: MLWVKAFHIVFIASWFAGLFYLPRIFVNLALVPPGSIAERDRLLLMARKLMRFTTLLAGPALALGVWLWLGYGIGRGPGNGWMHAKLALVVLVAGYHHGCGVILRKLEAGTLQRSHVWFRWFNEVPVLLLLAIVILVVVKPF; encoded by the coding sequence ATGCTCTGGGTCAAAGCCTTCCACATCGTTTTCATCGCCAGCTGGTTTGCCGGCTTGTTTTACCTGCCACGCATTTTTGTGAACCTGGCGCTGGTGCCGCCGGGTTCCATTGCCGAGCGGGATCGCCTGTTGCTCATGGCGCGCAAGCTGATGCGTTTTACCACGCTGCTGGCTGGGCCCGCGTTGGCGCTGGGAGTCTGGCTGTGGCTGGGTTATGGCATTGGCCGCGGCCCGGGCAATGGCTGGATGCATGCCAAGCTGGCGCTGGTGGTGCTCGTTGCCGGCTACCACCATGGCTGTGGTGTGATCCTGCGCAAACTCGAAGCGGGTACGCTGCAGCGCAGCCACGTGTGGTTTCGCTGGTTCAACGAGGTGCCGGTGCTCTTGCTGCTTGCCATTGTGATCTTGGTGGTGGTCAAGCCTTTCTAA
- a CDS encoding substrate-binding periplasmic protein has product MLLSSLLAGGAWAAEPVKLAIGEWPPYFSQNLRENGVFAHIVKEAFAREGLSVSYEFYPWKRALLLAENGSVSGSPGWVMSDERAKTFLFSDPVILSKEVLFFRKDKPVNFRTLADLKGKTLGATIGYSYGTAFDAAEKAGDFTLDRAIDDTSNLRKLLAGRFDMIVLNRAVGFELLHSFPTADRERIAASSVSVSEKQSRMVIAKTLPNAEKLMQTFNQGLAKVIRDGTAKRFLDDAEAGRYAPGN; this is encoded by the coding sequence TTGCTGCTCAGCAGCCTGCTGGCCGGCGGGGCCTGGGCGGCCGAGCCGGTCAAACTGGCCATTGGCGAATGGCCGCCCTACTTCTCGCAGAACCTGCGTGAGAACGGCGTGTTCGCACACATCGTCAAGGAAGCGTTCGCACGTGAAGGCCTGAGCGTCAGCTACGAGTTTTACCCCTGGAAACGTGCGCTGCTGTTGGCGGAAAACGGCAGCGTCAGCGGCTCGCCGGGCTGGGTCATGTCAGACGAGCGCGCCAAGACTTTTCTGTTCAGCGACCCCGTGATCCTGTCCAAAGAAGTGCTTTTCTTCCGCAAGGACAAACCGGTCAACTTCCGAACCTTGGCAGACCTCAAGGGCAAGACCCTTGGCGCCACGATAGGTTATTCCTACGGCACCGCATTCGACGCGGCAGAGAAAGCCGGCGACTTCACGCTGGACCGTGCGATCGATGACACCAGCAACCTGCGCAAGCTGCTGGCCGGGCGCTTTGACATGATCGTGCTCAACCGTGCCGTGGGTTTCGAACTCCTCCACAGCTTTCCGACCGCCGACCGGGAACGCATTGCCGCATCATCCGTCAGCGTCTCGGAGAAGCAGTCGCGCATGGTGATTGCCAAGACGCTGCCCAACGCGGAAAAACTGATGCAAACCTTTAACCAGGGCCTGGCCAAGGTCATCCGGGACGGCACCGCCAAACGCTTTCTGGACGATGCCGAAGCCGGGCGTTACGCCCCGGGCAATTGA